A region of the Phaenicophaeus curvirostris isolate KB17595 chromosome 10, BPBGC_Pcur_1.0, whole genome shotgun sequence genome:
TTTTACAGCCTTTGGAGCCTTTTCCTGGTCTTGGTATGGGAGCACATCCCATTGCCAGTGAAGAGAAGTCGTCCACGAACCTCGCAGCCAAATTATTCCTTCTGGATGAGCTGGTGTCTCTGGAGAACGAGGTAGCTGAgaccaagaagaaaagaagtttcCCAGGATTTGGCTCCCCAATTGACAGGATTTCTTCAACCTCTGTAGATACTAAAGTCAAACAGAGGTAAATTCTTAGATGTTCCTACCAGTGATCAAGTTGGAAGAAGACTGTTGGTAGCTGTCCTGGATACAGATGGGTTAGCTTTAACCACCAGCAGGTTTACTAGTCAGTTGTGACATGCCTCTGATCGGGGTACTAGAATCTCTACAGAGACCATTCTGGTTGCGTGGTGTGTAATCCTTCAGCTGTGATGAATAATACACACACTTCATTCTTCCCCATAACACAATACAGCTAACAAAGAACATTCAAACATatgctttggttttttattaGTACATTTCTTTGCACCGATGATAACTAACATTCTGTTTAAAACTGCCTTTTTGATAATGAGATGATTTAAGGCAAAAATATGCCTGAGGTTCAAAAATAGAGGGGCAGGAATAGGTGTTCCCGAGGCTGGGTTGAAGAGGAGGTATGGTGGTGTGTCTTGAATAGCAAGATGGAAAACACATTGTATGAATTGGCAGACAGTTAATAGAACAAGCTTCAACACCTCGATCAGCTTGTGATATGCCAGGTTTTAATCAGTACAGCAATAACT
Encoded here:
- the OSTN gene encoding osteocrin isoform X2; translation: MLQFQLVVVHLALAITLLQWSSSSVLLAEAAPEPLEPFPGLGMGAHPIASEEKSSTNLAAKLFLLDELVSLENEVAETKKKRSFPGFGSPIDRISSTSVDTKVKQRKAVELPKRRFGVPLDRIGVSRLGNTKG
- the OSTN gene encoding osteocrin isoform X1 is translated as MLQFQLVVVHLALAITLLQWSSSSVLLAEAAPEPLEPFPGLGMGAHPIASEEKSSTNLAAKLFLLDELVSLENEVAETKKKRSFPGFGSPIDRISSTSVDTKVKQRKAVELPKRRFGVPLDRIGVSRLGNTKGASVLND